The genomic region GCCGGTACGATATTGCCGCGTGTCGCCATAAAGAGGGCGCTTTTATAGGCGATACGTTCTTTAAGCGCCCCAAAAACCTCTTCACTGTACAACGCGTCGTCGATTACGAGCAAATCGTATTCGGTCCCGGAGACTTCGTCGGGGGATGCGGCGACACTCAGATCGTCTTTCGTTTTCTGTGCGCTCAGAGACACCAGTTTCTGGACTACCGGGTTGTCGTTAAAAAGCAAAATAGTCATGATCGATACGGCCCCTTTTCACTTGCTCTTGTTCTGCCAAAAGCTAAATGGTATGATTGTAACTAAAAAAAAATTAAATGATAAAACTTCTGGGATTTCTTTTTCCGTTTGCACTGCTTTTGGGGAACGAAACGTTCTTTCTCCTCCCTGACGACCAAAGCCGCATGCTCGCTTTTCTCTCCGAATCGCTCCGGAAATCGGATGATCCGGTCCTCGTCGCAACGCCGCGTCTGCACCTTCCCGAGCTCAACAAACTGCTTGTCAAAGCGGCTCGCAACGGATCGCGCGTTACATTGCTCCTCTCCGACCCGCAAGGCGACCCTCTCAACCTGATCCAGTACCGGGGAATCGAACTCTTGCTCTACCGCGCACGGCCGATGGAGGGGAGCGTTCTGCTCATCGGGAAGCGCAGCGTCTGCACCTTCCCGATTCCGCTCGTATCGGAAGCCGCAGAAAGTGAAGCCGCGCTCGTACGCTGCAGCGAAGAGGCCTCAGAGGCGCGCAAAGCGCTTATCCCCCTTCTGCGACGTTCGCGTCCCTATCTAGAATAGCTTTTCGAGGAAATTATAGGCGCTTTGGGTCTGCGACGTCACGATGGCCAGCGTTGCGGCAAGGGTCGCCATCAGTACGACGAACGACACCGCGATCTTGATCGGCATCCCGATCACCAGCAGGTTGAACTGCGGCATCGTCTTCATCAGCATACCGAAAATGATGTCGGCGAGAATGGAGAGGGCCGTGATCGGAAACGCGATCATAAAGCCCACGACGAACATATTGAGCGTGGCATGCATGATGTACTGGAACAGCGAAGGGGTAATCATAAATCCCCCCAGGGGGACCTGCGATATCGACGCCGACGCGTAGAGCAAAATCCAGTGGTGCAGGTCGAAAACGAGTAGTATCATCAATGCGAGCAGAGCCAAAAACTGGCTGACGATCGGCATCGACACCCCCGATTGCGGGTCGATCGCCGAGGCAAGCGAAAATCCCATCATAAACGATATCTGCCCGCCGGCGAACGTGACAACGTGGTACGCCAACTGCAGTATCGTCCCGACCACCAGCCCAAAGAGCATCTCACCCAGAATGGCGACGGTAAGGCTCAACGCGTCTGTCGGGATGTTTAGAGGAGGGACGGCACCGAAAAAAAAGACGGTGAAAAAAAAGGCCATTGCCGCTTTGACGCTGATGGGGATATTCATGTGGGAAAAAATGGGAACCGCCATGAATAGAGCGGTAAAACGGGTAAACAACAGCAAAAACGCTATCGTCCTCCCTTCGCTGAACAGCTGCGCCCATTCCATCGCTACACCGCGTCTAGCGTCCCGTTTTGCATCCGGTATACACGGGTGCAGCGACGGGCCAACGCTTCATCGTGGGTCACCAAGACCATCCCCGCATCACGCTTTTGAAGATACTCCTCGAATATCCCCATCACCTCTTCGGCCGTGGCATGATCGAGATTGCCCGTCGGCTCGTCCGCGAAAATGAGGCGCGGTTTTTTGGAGAGGACCCTGGCGATCGATACCCGCTGCTGCTGCCCGCCGGAGAGTTCGGTTACTTTTTGGGTAATGACGCGCTCGATTCCAAGCCGCTCGAGCAGTTGCGGGTCGATCGTCTCGTTTGCCAAAAGGGCCGCGACTTCAAGGTTCTCGTACGCACTGAACCCTTTAAAAAGATAGTGGCTCTGATAAATAAGCCCCAGTTCGTGACGCCGGAGGCGAACCAATTCCGCATCATTGAGTGCGTAAATATCCCGCCCGAACAGTTCCACTCTGCCGCCGTTGGGACGCAGCATCGTCGAAAGGACATGCATCAACGTCGATTTTCCGCTGCCGCTCACCCCGACGATCGCAATCGATTCGCCGCTTTGCAGACCAAGCGATATATCCTCAAACAGCGGATACTCAAATGCATGCGATAAGGATGTGGCGTTTATAAGTGTCATGGAGCAATTATAGGAGAAATTAGATTAAGAAAAAGGAAGGGGTCCCGCCGAAGCGGGCAGAGGATGCGCCCGGAGGCTTATCCCATTTGTGCAGCGACTTCGGCAGCGAAGTCGGTGACTTGTTTTTCGATACCTTCGCCGACTTCATACTTGATGAATTCGACGATCTCGGCAGTACCGCCGTGTTTCGCGGCTTCTTTGGCAACCGCTTCGGCTACCGTCAAAGAGTCGTCCATGACGTATTTCTGGTCAAGAAGCGCCAGCTCTTTGTCCAGCGTCGTGTTGTCGTCAACGAAACGGGCAAGTTTACCCGGGATGATGTTAGCCCAGATTTTCTCCGGTTTTCCCTCTGCGGCGAGTTCGGCTTTGATCGCCTCTTCCGCAGCCGCCATCACTTCGGGAGTGAGTTGTGACATAGAGATATACTGGGGAACGTTTTTAAGCGGTTTTTTCAAACGCGCAAGTTCTTCGTTCTCGGTTTTGATCGCTTCGATACGTCCGATTGTTTCGGCTTCGACGAATGACGCGTCGAAATCTTTGTACGAAAGGACCGAAGGTTTCATCGCCGCAGCGTGCATCGCGATGTTTTTGAGCATCGGAGCCATAAGCTCGGCCGTTTTCTGGCTGTC from Campylobacterota bacterium harbors:
- the fliR gene encoding flagellar biosynthetic protein FliR; amino-acid sequence: MEWAQLFSEGRTIAFLLLFTRFTALFMAVPIFSHMNIPISVKAAMAFFFTVFFFGAVPPLNIPTDALSLTVAILGEMLFGLVVGTILQLAYHVVTFAGGQISFMMGFSLASAIDPQSGVSMPIVSQFLALLALMILLVFDLHHWILLYASASISQVPLGGFMITPSLFQYIMHATLNMFVVGFMIAFPITALSILADIIFGMLMKTMPQFNLLVIGMPIKIAVSFVVLMATLAATLAIVTSQTQSAYNFLEKLF
- a CDS encoding ABC transporter ATP-binding protein; this encodes MTLINATSLSHAFEYPLFEDISLGLQSGESIAIVGVSGSGKSTLMHVLSTMLRPNGGRVELFGRDIYALNDAELVRLRRHELGLIYQSHYLFKGFSAYENLEVAALLANETIDPQLLERLGIERVITQKVTELSGGQQQRVSIARVLSKKPRLIFADEPTGNLDHATAEEVMGIFEEYLQKRDAGMVLVTHDEALARRCTRVYRMQNGTLDAV
- the tsf gene encoding translation elongation factor Ts: MAEITAAMVKALREATDAPMMDCKKALTESEGDMEKAKEWLRDRGMAQTAKKADRVAAEGLLGLKVADTFASASLVEINSETDFVAKNDGFIALVGNTAAHIFTTGVSTLEELNESSYETGTFSEYFTAQVARIGEKIVTRRFVTLNAGENGAVNGYVHSNGRVGVLVAAKCDSQKTAELMAPMLKNIAMHAAAMKPSVLSYKDFDASFVEAETIGRIEAIKTENEELARLKKPLKNVPQYISMSQLTPEVMAAAEEAIKAELAAEGKPEKIWANIIPGKLARFVDDNTTLDKELALLDQKYVMDDSLTVAEAVAKEAAKHGGTAEIVEFIKYEVGEGIEKQVTDFAAEVAAQMG